One part of the Neodiprion virginianus isolate iyNeoVirg1 chromosome 3, iyNeoVirg1.1, whole genome shotgun sequence genome encodes these proteins:
- the LOC124299838 gene encoding uncharacterized protein LOC124299838 produces the protein MSDGEKRDYWKGKRVNEKIYNLRISQRKNGQKRKKTCYLTSQLSDIVPGRRIIEVCHFLKQLKCVHCKALLDLEENLKREERRGLGSTWHVLCTACNILNKVTTDKQHPDATTKRQRFDINSKIAIGALHSGIGATHLNKMFASANIPSIDSKTFKTHENEMGTAVEEVAKESCHKWAEVERKMTIENSDKIQQSL, from the exons atgagtgACGGAGAAAAGCGTGATTATTGGAAAGGAAAGCGagtgaacgaaaaaatttacaacctACGTATTTCTCAACGCAAGAACGgacagaaaagaaagaaaacatgCTATCTAACCTCTCAGTTGTCTGACATTGTACCAGGAAGGAGAATAATAGAAGTTTGTCATTTCCTAAAACAACTAAAATGCGTACATTGCAAGGCATTGCTGGATTTGGAAGAAAATCTTAAAAGAGAAGAACGACGTGGCTTGGGTTCGACTTGGCATGTATTGTGTACAGCTTGcaatattttaaacaaagtTACTACTGACAAGCAACATCCAGATGCAACGACTAAAAGGCAACGTTTCGATATAAATTCCAAGATTgcaatag gcGCACTTCACTCTGGGATTGGAGCAACTCATCTCAATAAAATGTTCGCCTCTGCTAATATACCTTCAATTGATTCCAAAACTTTCAAGACacatgaaaatgaaatgggAACAGCTGTTGAAGAAGTGGCTAAAGAAAGTTGTCATAAATGGGCTGAAGTTGAACGTAAAATGacgattgaaaattcagatAAGATTCAACAGTCATTGTAA